In a single window of the Ruminococcus albus 7 = DSM 20455 genome:
- a CDS encoding transglutaminase domain-containing protein gives MSGKILVAVTSLALLLAAAGGGYYAYRTLDDRKPVVISGKDEGRLVTRKSKVDLPGAGGEVVVKEEISSETEDLSISDDEAAEIGLPYAVNYFAKQLTDDEQTVCRQIYKGLADMEEEIYIKKDVVSSADICQLMVMCVTSAPEIDYIDTNYSVQVDADGYASALFVTYTKTAEDREMRRILTDQAIDHICAGINPEWTDFLKYRHIHDAIVNGCLYYEADSDCYTAYGCLVGGNAVCEGYSKALMMLCDRMDIPCLPVVGQGVNEDGTSQGHIWNKVMLDGEWYACDVTWDDPVFESAEDYLRYDYFSVTDEEMGRNHIPDENKYINEPVCTAMENDFYRYYGYFAQESDNAEAAFRRAVWNAMSAGDEYARIKCADRECFDQTLNWVFGNGSGNESLFSIIRHGAEMNPDAGYDPSGYSVINNSVTYNISIRLKK, from the coding sequence TTGAGCGGAAAGATTTTGGTGGCTGTTACGAGCCTGGCACTGCTTCTGGCGGCGGCGGGCGGAGGCTACTATGCCTACAGGACGCTTGACGACAGGAAACCTGTTGTTATATCCGGCAAGGATGAGGGCAGGTTAGTTACCCGAAAGAGCAAGGTAGATCTTCCCGGTGCTGGCGGAGAGGTCGTGGTCAAGGAGGAGATATCCTCAGAAACTGAGGACCTTTCTATCAGTGATGACGAGGCGGCTGAGATCGGTCTTCCTTATGCGGTCAACTATTTTGCAAAACAACTCACTGATGACGAGCAGACTGTCTGTCGGCAGATATACAAGGGTCTTGCTGATATGGAAGAGGAGATATACATCAAGAAGGATGTTGTCAGCTCGGCTGATATCTGTCAGCTTATGGTAATGTGCGTAACAAGTGCGCCTGAGATAGACTATATAGATACGAACTACTCGGTCCAGGTGGATGCTGACGGCTATGCTTCGGCATTGTTCGTAACGTATACCAAAACAGCTGAAGACCGTGAGATGCGCCGCATACTTACTGATCAGGCAATAGATCATATATGTGCGGGCATAAATCCCGAGTGGACTGATTTTCTGAAATACAGGCACATACATGATGCGATCGTAAACGGATGCCTGTACTACGAGGCTGACAGCGACTGTTACACAGCCTACGGATGTCTTGTGGGCGGAAATGCTGTGTGCGAGGGCTATTCAAAGGCGCTTATGATGCTGTGCGACAGGATGGATATACCATGCCTGCCTGTTGTTGGTCAGGGCGTAAACGAGGACGGCACCTCTCAGGGGCATATATGGAACAAGGTGATGCTTGACGGCGAGTGGTATGCCTGCGATGTCACCTGGGATGATCCTGTGTTTGAAAGTGCAGAGGACTATCTGCGCTATGATTACTTTTCTGTCACAGATGAGGAGATGGGTAGAAACCATATCCCCGATGAAAACAAGTATATAAACGAACCTGTCTGCACTGCCATGGAAAATGATTTTTACCGCTATTACGGTTATTTTGCGCAGGAGTCCGATAATGCTGAGGCAGCCTTCCGCCGTGCTGTATGGAATGCTATGTCAGCAGGGGATGAGTACGCAAGGATAAAGTGCGCTGACAGGGAATGCTTTGATCAGACACTGAACTGGGTGTTTGGGAACGGTTCCGGCAACGAAAGTCTGTTTTCTATTATAAGACACGGGGCTGAGATGAATCCCGATGCAGGCTATGATCCATCGGGATATTCGGTGATAAACAACTCTGTAACCTATAATATATCCATAAGGCTGAAGAAATAG
- a CDS encoding ECF transporter S component, whose protein sequence is MSTKTAGASSSKKMDVKEMTILAMFTALGYLCLFVFRFKVSFLTLEFKDVFITMAGFVFGPLAALGVALAESLLEMVTLSDTGFLGAVMNFGGSAAFAVTASLIYKYNKSFKGAVIGLIAAMFSMTAVMLVMNLFITPIYAHTTIDEVIGMIMPLLLPFNLIKSALNAAICFMLYKPISQALKKHSYAQPPR, encoded by the coding sequence ATGAGTACAAAAACAGCGGGTGCTTCCTCTTCCAAAAAAATGGATGTCAAGGAAATGACGATACTGGCGATGTTCACCGCACTTGGTTATCTGTGTCTGTTCGTTTTCAGATTCAAAGTCAGCTTCCTCACCCTCGAATTCAAAGACGTGTTCATCACAATGGCAGGATTTGTTTTCGGGCCATTGGCTGCTTTGGGTGTAGCCTTGGCAGAATCTCTGCTGGAGATGGTAACACTGTCCGACACAGGATTTCTCGGGGCGGTTATGAATTTTGGCGGAAGCGCCGCATTTGCCGTTACAGCATCGCTGATATACAAGTACAACAAAAGTTTCAAGGGCGCAGTAATTGGTCTTATCGCCGCCATGTTCAGCATGACTGCCGTTATGCTGGTGATGAATTTGTTCATCACACCGATATATGCACATACCACCATTGACGAGGTAATAGGCATGATAATGCCTCTCCTGCTGCCATTCAACCTTATCAAAAGCGCACTGAATGCAGCTATATGTTTTATGCTGTATAAGCCAATATCTCAGGCATTGAAAAAGCATTCATATGCTCAGCCGCCGCGATGA
- a CDS encoding CD1247 N-terminal domain-containing protein, which translates to MELTNKAAYIKGLMEGMKIDETTDQGKVLKAMAELMEEMAKAIEDVTVLADETVDVVDSISDDLSDLEDDFYNEFYGDDDDDEDYDYDPDDDTLYECVCPTCGETIVMDDKMVESGSIECPNCGESLEFDFSEDEDEE; encoded by the coding sequence ATGGAGCTTACTAACAAGGCAGCTTATATCAAGGGTCTTATGGAAGGCATGAAGATCGATGAAACTACCGATCAGGGCAAGGTACTGAAGGCAATGGCTGAACTGATGGAGGAGATGGCTAAGGCTATCGAGGACGTTACAGTACTTGCTGATGAAACTGTTGATGTAGTTGACAGCATAAGCGACGATCTTTCCGATCTGGAGGACGACTTCTACAATGAGTTCTACGGTGACGATGATGATGACGAAGATTATGACTACGATCCGGATGATGACACTCTTTATGAGTGCGTATGCCCCACATGCGGCGAAACTATCGTAATGGACGATAAAATGGTCGAGAGCGGTTCGATAGAATGTCCGAACTGTGGAGAGAGTCTTGAATTTGATTTCTCCGAGGATGAGGACGAGGAATAA
- the efp gene encoding elongation factor P — MVTAGDFRNGMTFEEEGNVMQIVEFQHVKPGKGAAFVRAKVKNVITGSVIEKTYNPTAKFPTAYVERKDMEYSYSDGDLYYFMDSETFELIPVNKSELSDNFKFVKENMVCKILSYKGQVFGVEPPFFVDLEVTETEPGEKGNTATNATKPATVETGAEIRVPLFINTGDRIRIDTRTCEYMERA; from the coding sequence ATGGTAACAGCGGGCGATTTCAGAAATGGTATGACATTTGAAGAGGAAGGCAACGTAATGCAGATCGTTGAATTCCAGCACGTTAAGCCCGGTAAGGGTGCTGCTTTTGTAAGAGCAAAGGTAAAGAACGTTATTACAGGTTCTGTAATTGAAAAGACTTACAACCCCACAGCAAAGTTCCCTACCGCTTATGTTGAGAGAAAGGATATGGAATATTCCTACAGTGACGGCGATCTCTACTACTTCATGGATTCTGAGACATTCGAGCTCATCCCCGTAAACAAGAGCGAGCTTTCCGACAACTTCAAGTTCGTTAAGGAGAACATGGTATGTAAGATCCTTTCTTACAAGGGTCAGGTATTTGGCGTTGAGCCTCCTTTCTTCGTAGATCTCGAAGTTACAGAGACCGAGCCCGGCGAGAAGGGCAACACCGCTACTAATGCTACAAAGCCTGCGACTGTTGAAACAGGCGCTGAGATCAGAGTTCCTCTGTTCATCAACACCGGTGACAGGATCAGGATCGATACACGTACCTGCGAGTACATGGAGCGTGCATAA
- a CDS encoding 6-phosphofructokinase, with the protein MNIAVAQSGGPTCAINASLLGVFKEALKTPGIDAVFGSINGIEGMIKDELIDLKMVIRSNEDMELLRQTPSTVLGSCRYKLPAADADDEVYRKIQTNLEKHRIEAFFYIGGNDSMDTVDKLSAFLRSAGSDIRVIGIPKTIDNDLPVTDHTPGFGSAAKYVAATVQEIIRDSSVYSVDSVTIIEVMGRHAGWLTASTCVLRANDEIAPHLIYLPECDLDADKFLEDVRIMQAKHKAVIVAVSEGVRIPEENRKDIVVDNFGHEYLSGIGKTLEQLVKERIGCKVRSIELNVMQRCSSHICSKTDIDEAELIGSEGVKRALAGETGKMVYFKRLSDVPYVITVETTDASQVANKEKFFPKKWVNHARNDVMPEAVKYFLPLIQGEVKIAMKNGMPVHFKLK; encoded by the coding sequence ATGAATATTGCAGTTGCTCAGTCGGGCGGACCGACCTGTGCGATCAACGCTTCTTTGCTAGGGGTATTCAAGGAAGCACTGAAAACTCCCGGGATAGACGCAGTTTTCGGTTCTATCAACGGTATCGAGGGCATGATCAAGGACGAACTCATTGATCTTAAAATGGTGATAAGATCCAATGAGGATATGGAGCTTTTAAGGCAGACTCCATCGACGGTGCTCGGTTCATGCCGCTACAAGCTGCCTGCGGCTGACGCAGACGATGAGGTGTACCGCAAGATACAGACAAATCTTGAAAAACATCGTATCGAAGCTTTTTTCTATATCGGCGGAAATGATTCCATGGATACAGTGGATAAGCTTTCTGCTTTTCTGAGGTCTGCGGGTTCGGATATCAGGGTGATAGGTATACCTAAGACCATCGACAACGATCTTCCCGTTACCGATCATACTCCGGGATTCGGCTCGGCTGCGAAATATGTGGCAGCCACCGTTCAGGAGATAATCAGGGACAGTTCTGTATACTCGGTGGATTCTGTTACCATTATTGAAGTAATGGGCAGACACGCAGGCTGGCTGACAGCTTCCACCTGTGTTCTCAGGGCTAACGATGAGATTGCTCCTCACCTTATATATCTGCCCGAATGCGATCTTGATGCTGACAAGTTCCTTGAAGATGTACGCATAATGCAGGCAAAGCACAAGGCAGTAATAGTTGCAGTATCCGAGGGTGTTCGCATACCCGAGGAGAACAGGAAGGATATCGTTGTTGATAACTTCGGTCACGAATACCTTTCGGGCATCGGCAAGACTCTGGAGCAGCTGGTAAAGGAAAGGATAGGCTGCAAGGTACGTTCTATCGAACTTAATGTTATGCAGAGATGTTCATCGCATATATGCTCAAAGACCGATATCGACGAAGCTGAGCTTATCGGCAGTGAGGGTGTTAAACGCGCACTTGCCGGAGAAACAGGCAAGATGGTATACTTCAAGCGCCTGAGCGATGTACCCTATGTTATTACCGTTGAAACTACAGATGCTTCGCAGGTAGCTAACAAGGAGAAGTTCTTTCCGAAGAAGTGGGTAAATCATGCACGAAATGATGTTATGCCCGAGGCTGTAAAGTATTTCCTGCCGCTGATACAGGGCGAGGTAAAGATCGCCATGAAGAACGGTATGCCTGTTCATTTCAAACTTAAATAA
- a CDS encoding YfhO family protein has translation MPDEKNMIKHPLLKLFFTSFFLFLVGISPILIISKGVYMWTGDYNEQTIVFTEYISKLLHSGQGFPAFDWNSFLGMDFLTSYHDHIFSPFDWLMYAVPTGVMPYIHTVVMALKVGLSAVTAYIYCRQYVKKDQSAYLCGLLYAFSGFQLFDLVYQFSERYLMFPLMLYCFDQLVINRKPFCFAALLGIYCLISPVFAWMTCLFLLIYYIVRTATKSFPKLDLKLFMRLAIETGCGVLMSAMLMLPFYSVLSGNARADGKIFSHSLIAYENPGVVLCIIRSMFFPPALCANDWYFRNSQLSISPPLLYIPLFLILGVYMIFKKEKRAWYSVLLKVCIIFACVPVLNSSFAVFNNRYYARWLFMPLLVMIMMTGRYIDNIEDAKPKKELRICAAIVGFMIVYGVYTACFEKPRIYGNRAWIIMAAVSLFGMIVLYLLHYPMDKVSFISVRNIRKLVCVCCVLPFFGTAFFLAQENYFESIPKQKDIMWNGSEPVVIDDDEFFRTSYCMTNTKNKSMIWGYPTIATFNSMITGDTSSFLGETGNNFNKKINLTFDTDNYALCSFLSVKYDLYCNLLLTGGIEVEPEDLNKHIEGFEQDKVINRYVLYKNKAFIPMGFTYDNYIRIDAQPHNSDEDSRKMYDDKVDRQKLFLKAIWLTDEQIEKYGDILQELPEDKYNDVSVETYYQDCRDRAASACYEFVPDKTGFNARIDLPKDNLVFFSVPYNRYFTAYIDGSPTEIERVFNGLSAVYVPQGDHSISFRYRIPGFKYGVIISSVSAGILLIYTAVDLILKRRIRSKDGTAVNEA, from the coding sequence ATGCCTGACGAAAAGAACATGATCAAACACCCTTTACTTAAATTGTTTTTTACTTCTTTTTTCTTGTTTCTTGTCGGTATTTCTCCCATACTCATCATTTCAAAGGGCGTGTATATGTGGACAGGAGACTATAATGAACAGACTATTGTATTTACCGAATATATAAGCAAGCTGCTGCACAGCGGTCAGGGATTCCCGGCTTTTGACTGGAATTCCTTCCTGGGTATGGATTTTCTTACCTCTTATCATGATCACATTTTTTCTCCGTTTGACTGGCTGATGTACGCGGTCCCGACCGGTGTTATGCCTTACATACATACTGTTGTTATGGCATTGAAAGTCGGATTATCAGCAGTAACAGCTTATATTTACTGCCGTCAGTATGTCAAAAAAGATCAGAGCGCCTATTTATGCGGTCTGCTGTATGCTTTTTCCGGTTTTCAGCTGTTTGATCTGGTATATCAGTTTTCGGAAAGATATCTTATGTTTCCGCTGATGTTGTATTGCTTTGATCAGTTGGTGATAAACAGAAAGCCGTTCTGTTTTGCTGCACTTCTTGGAATTTATTGTCTTATAAGTCCTGTTTTTGCTTGGATGACGTGTCTGTTCCTGTTGATATATTACATCGTCAGGACCGCAACAAAGAGTTTCCCGAAACTTGATCTGAAACTGTTCATGCGTCTGGCAATTGAAACCGGCTGCGGTGTTCTTATGAGTGCTATGTTGATGCTGCCTTTCTATAGCGTTCTTTCGGGAAATGCCCGTGCAGACGGAAAGATATTCAGCCACAGTCTGATAGCTTATGAGAATCCCGGAGTAGTGCTGTGTATAATAAGATCAATGTTTTTTCCGCCGGCTTTATGTGCTAACGACTGGTATTTCAGGAACAGTCAGTTGAGTATATCTCCGCCGCTGTTGTATATACCCCTGTTCTTGATACTGGGTGTATACATGATATTCAAGAAGGAAAAACGTGCGTGGTATAGTGTACTGTTGAAAGTATGCATCATATTTGCTTGTGTACCTGTTCTCAACAGTTCTTTTGCAGTATTCAATAACAGGTATTATGCGCGCTGGCTTTTTATGCCTCTGCTTGTTATGATAATGATGACCGGCAGATATATAGATAATATCGAAGATGCAAAGCCGAAAAAAGAACTTCGGATATGTGCGGCGATCGTAGGATTTATGATCGTATACGGTGTATATACGGCTTGCTTTGAAAAGCCGCGGATTTACGGGAATAGAGCCTGGATCATCATGGCTGCTGTTTCACTGTTTGGAATGATCGTGCTGTATCTTCTTCATTATCCTATGGATAAGGTAAGCTTTATCTCTGTAAGAAATATACGTAAGCTTGTGTGTGTGTGCTGTGTTTTGCCATTTTTTGGTACGGCATTCTTTCTTGCACAGGAAAACTATTTTGAAAGTATCCCAAAACAGAAAGACATTATGTGGAATGGCTCTGAACCTGTAGTGATAGATGATGATGAATTCTTCAGGACTTCATACTGCATGACAAACACTAAAAACAAATCAATGATCTGGGGGTATCCCACAATAGCAACTTTTAACTCCATGATAACCGGAGATACCAGCAGTTTCCTGGGAGAAACAGGAAATAATTTTAACAAGAAGATCAATCTGACATTTGATACTGATAATTATGCATTGTGCAGCTTCCTTTCGGTGAAATATGATCTTTATTGCAACCTTCTTCTTACGGGAGGTATCGAAGTTGAACCGGAAGATCTGAATAAGCATATAGAGGGTTTTGAACAGGATAAGGTAATAAATCGTTATGTATTATATAAAAACAAGGCGTTTATACCTATGGGTTTTACCTATGACAACTATATCAGGATAGATGCGCAGCCTCATAATAGCGATGAGGATAGCAGGAAGATGTATGATGACAAGGTTGACAGGCAAAAACTTTTTCTGAAGGCTATATGGCTCACGGATGAACAGATAGAGAAATATGGTGATATATTACAGGAATTGCCCGAAGATAAATATAATGATGTATCTGTTGAAACCTATTATCAGGACTGCCGCGACCGTGCTGCCAGCGCTTGCTACGAATTTGTGCCTGATAAGACCGGATTCAATGCACGTATCGACCTGCCGAAGGATAATCTTGTATTTTTCTCAGTACCTTACAATAGATATTTTACTGCATATATTGACGGCAGCCCCACAGAGATCGAACGCGTATTCAACGGACTTTCGGCGGTATATGTACCGCAGGGAGATCACAGTATCTCGTTCAGGTACAGGATACCAGGGTTCAAGTACGGAGTTATCATTTCGTCTGTGAGTGCAGGGATACTGCTTATATATACGGCTGTCGATCTGATACTTAAACGCAGGATACGCAGTAAGGACGGAACGGCTGTGAATGAAGCATAG
- a CDS encoding EamA family transporter codes for MKGSDKKYFLLMHLIVLVMSFGGVFSKKAAAEKFLSLKWIVLYGALLLVLMVYAVFWQQILKHLKLSTAYACRSVTVVWGMVWGILFFNEQLTAKQIIGGMIVIVGVIFVSSGKEYHDKVD; via the coding sequence ATGAAAGGATCCGATAAAAAATACTTTCTTCTTATGCATCTGATCGTGTTGGTGATGTCGTTCGGCGGGGTGTTTTCAAAAAAGGCTGCTGCAGAAAAGTTCTTGTCTTTGAAATGGATCGTCCTGTACGGAGCTCTGCTGCTGGTGCTTATGGTATATGCTGTGTTCTGGCAGCAGATATTAAAACACTTGAAACTAAGTACTGCTTATGCCTGCAGATCGGTCACGGTCGTATGGGGAATGGTGTGGGGCATACTGTTCTTCAACGAACAGCTCACTGCCAAGCAGATCATCGGCGGCATGATAGTTATTGTCGGAGTGATATTTGTTTCGTCCGGAAAGGAGTATCATGACAAGGTTGACTAA
- a CDS encoding EamA family transporter: MTRLTKYALILVLSSLISSFSQILLKKSAGKQYSSKLREYLNIPVMTSYGVFFLCTLISMYGLKVVPLSMSPLLDATGYIFVTILSFLFFREIPEKKQVFGLGLILIGIIVYAI, translated from the coding sequence ATGACAAGGTTGACTAAATATGCGCTTATTCTGGTGTTAAGTTCGCTGATATCGTCGTTTTCACAGATACTTTTGAAAAAATCGGCAGGAAAACAATACAGTTCAAAGCTGCGTGAGTATCTGAACATACCTGTGATGACCTCGTATGGAGTGTTTTTTCTTTGTACACTGATCTCTATGTACGGACTGAAGGTCGTGCCGCTGTCCATGTCACCGCTGCTTGATGCTACGGGATATATTTTTGTTACGATACTTAGTTTCCTGTTTTTTCGAGAGATACCTGAAAAAAAGCAAGTTTTCGGTCTTGGTCTGATACTGATCGGGATCATTGTATATGCGATATAG
- a CDS encoding glycosyltransferase family 2 protein, which yields MDISVVVPVYGCRSALPVLCERLNNTLSSIVNEYEIILVEDHCPQGSWESIKELCENDKRIKGIHLSRNFGQANAITAGIDICTGDWVVVMDCDLQDPPEAIVDLYKKAQEGYDVVFARRIQRKDTAVTLFLSRSFYRVLSYFTEEDIDPSIGNFSVSRRSVIENYCRMREQNRAYQMFIKWLGFRQTSIDIECEERYEGRSSYNMRKKIRFAVSLITTHSNKPLKLSIKLGFILSSLAMIYILVLIIQKIMGRDILAGWTSIIAAVVIMGGLILMMLGIVGIYIGNIFNEVKNRPIYVISEAINCENRYGGDSKKCSTD from the coding sequence ATGGATATATCGGTAGTGGTACCTGTATACGGCTGCCGCTCCGCACTGCCTGTGTTGTGTGAACGGCTGAACAACACGCTTTCTTCGATAGTGAATGAGTATGAGATCATACTTGTTGAGGATCACTGTCCGCAGGGTTCCTGGGAAAGCATAAAGGAACTGTGTGAAAATGACAAGCGTATAAAGGGTATACATCTTTCACGTAATTTCGGACAGGCTAATGCGATCACAGCGGGTATTGATATATGTACGGGTGATTGGGTAGTCGTTATGGATTGTGATCTTCAAGATCCGCCGGAAGCGATCGTTGATCTTTATAAGAAAGCGCAGGAAGGGTATGATGTTGTATTTGCAAGGCGTATCCAAAGAAAGGATACTGCTGTCACACTTTTTCTATCAAGATCGTTCTATCGCGTGCTGAGCTATTTTACTGAGGAGGATATAGATCCTTCGATAGGTAATTTCAGTGTATCTCGCAGATCTGTTATTGAAAATTATTGCAGGATGAGAGAACAGAACCGTGCGTATCAGATGTTCATAAAGTGGCTCGGATTCAGACAGACTTCGATAGATATCGAATGTGAAGAACGCTATGAGGGCAGATCGTCTTATAATATGCGGAAAAAGATACGGTTCGCAGTTTCTCTTATAACCACTCATTCCAATAAACCTCTGAAGCTGTCTATTAAGCTGGGTTTCATTCTGTCATCTCTTGCTATGATATACATACTGGTGCTTATAATCCAGAAGATCATGGGACGTGACATACTTGCCGGCTGGACGAGTATTATTGCAGCGGTAGTCATCATGGGTGGACTGATACTGATGATGCTGGGTATAGTAGGCATATATATCGGCAATATTTTCAATGAGGTCAAGAACAGACCTATATATGTGATAAGTGAGGCTATCAATTGTGAAAACAGATATGGTGGGGATAGTAAGAAATGCAGCACAGATTAG
- a CDS encoding ATP-grasp domain-containing protein, with protein sequence MQHRLVIIGSLYENVQLVIEAKKRGYYTIVCDGYKNGHAKNIADKYYDIDIRDTEKVAEMCIREKADGILGSFSDLVFEKITEIAHKAGIEWYASADMLKYYRDKKQAKDLLRSLGVSVPENRIINKDFSDEDIKGLSFPLVVKPSNAWGSKGIYVVNNSEELRLYAEKSAEISHSEKVLVEEYSKGGEYNITSFVAEGKVYVISCGDREKTRCEDKSIPRLSRIFYNTSRHDDIIEAARVTLQKFADAVGQKYGVLSMQCFFYKGTLTVCEIAGRILAFENDIIGAHSGLSINQLLLDCVYDKAALKEKLIQSRGYVPSKLYARLYFFAYDGHIIENMDNVYELCKYDKLTDDIVFYNEGEKIDNRSTRSYFATFSFTADSIADMDRTTDHFAEKMKVFSTDGKNIICPINLDNDRDYK encoded by the coding sequence ATGCAGCACAGATTAGTAATTATCGGTTCTTTATACGAAAATGTTCAATTGGTCATAGAGGCAAAAAAGCGCGGTTATTATACGATAGTATGTGACGGTTATAAGAACGGACACGCGAAGAATATAGCAGATAAGTATTATGATATTGATATACGTGATACGGAAAAAGTTGCTGAGATGTGTATCAGAGAAAAGGCTGATGGCATATTGGGATCATTTTCTGATCTTGTGTTTGAAAAAATAACTGAGATAGCACATAAAGCAGGTATTGAATGGTATGCTTCGGCAGATATGCTCAAATACTATAGGGATAAGAAACAGGCAAAGGATCTGCTGCGCTCTCTGGGTGTGAGCGTTCCGGAAAACAGGATCATAAACAAGGATTTTTCCGATGAGGATATCAAAGGACTGAGTTTTCCTCTTGTGGTAAAGCCCTCGAATGCATGGGGCTCAAAGGGGATATATGTGGTAAACAACAGCGAAGAACTTCGGCTGTATGCAGAAAAGTCGGCAGAGATCTCACATTCAGAAAAGGTGTTGGTCGAGGAATACAGCAAGGGAGGAGAATACAATATCACCTCGTTTGTAGCGGAAGGAAAGGTCTATGTTATCAGCTGCGGAGACCGTGAGAAGACCAGATGTGAAGATAAGTCCATACCAAGACTGAGCCGTATTTTTTACAATACCTCACGGCATGATGACATAATTGAAGCAGCAAGGGTGACGCTCCAGAAATTTGCAGATGCTGTCGGTCAGAAGTACGGCGTGCTGTCAATGCAGTGCTTTTTCTACAAAGGTACTCTTACAGTATGTGAGATAGCAGGAAGGATACTTGCATTTGAAAATGATATCATAGGCGCTCATTCTGGGCTGAGTATAAATCAGCTGCTGCTGGATTGTGTTTATGATAAAGCTGCTTTGAAAGAGAAACTGATACAAAGCAGGGGATACGTTCCTTCAAAATTATATGCAAGACTATATTTTTTTGCGTATGACGGACATATCATAGAAAATATGGATAATGTGTACGAGCTATGTAAATATGATAAGCTCACTGATGATATCGTTTTTTATAATGAGGGAGAAAAAATAGATAACAGAAGTACCAGATCATATTTTGCGACTTTCTCATTCACAGCAGATTCCATCGCAGATATGGATCGTACTACGGATCATTTTGCAGAAAAAATGAAAGTGTTTTCAACGGACGGCAAGAACATTATCTGTCCGATCAATCTGGATAATGACCGTGATTATAAATAA
- a CDS encoding NAD/NADP octopine/nopaline dehydrogenase family protein produces MSRDMSYLKGMPVAVLGSGAVGKTIAADCKLAGSEVRLWGSEEYYESSMKILHKSGILLDGIQRNRDGFERSGKAYLDVISTDMAEVVKGAGIICVATTSWRHEAMFRQLIPCLEDGQVVMVFTDNWASLLLRKMMREAGCTKDVIVGGWSSAPYGTRIEKINDYWLPHVGVKYRAISLRGAAMPAKDSDDFIEASRYLPAMDSVTQGDGPVKGDTILDIDFANVNPVIHVPASVLGVSSMENWVLVYGNAPETYSMYSHGLCPSICEVQYQFFNEEIALAKKLGVGCPRYKKQMFFSRRSVLTQEYMGLDKDGNDNVVFPLDQPSDEGNVGPNNINHRYLTEDIPVSCKLYHDLGVAYGVPTPVIDAMIILGGAFHQTNYFVDDRYTLDYIGIGGMSIEELNDYLRN; encoded by the coding sequence ATGAGCAGAGATATGTCATATTTAAAAGGGATGCCTGTAGCGGTCCTTGGAAGTGGTGCAGTAGGTAAAACGATAGCTGCAGATTGTAAGCTGGCAGGTTCGGAAGTCAGACTATGGGGCAGTGAGGAGTATTACGAGAGTTCAATGAAGATACTTCATAAATCGGGGATACTTCTTGACGGCATTCAACGCAACAGGGACGGGTTTGAGCGCTCCGGCAAAGCTTATCTTGATGTAATCTCTACTGATATGGCAGAGGTTGTAAAGGGTGCTGGAATAATATGCGTTGCTACTACTTCCTGGAGACATGAAGCTATGTTCAGGCAGCTGATACCTTGTCTTGAAGACGGACAGGTCGTAATGGTATTTACAGATAACTGGGCAAGTCTTCTGCTAAGAAAGATGATGAGAGAAGCAGGCTGCACTAAAGACGTTATAGTTGGCGGATGGTCTTCTGCTCCTTATGGTACAAGAATTGAAAAGATCAATGATTACTGGCTGCCTCATGTTGGCGTAAAGTACAGAGCTATCAGCCTCAGAGGTGCTGCTATGCCTGCAAAGGACAGCGATGATTTTATTGAAGCATCCAGATATCTTCCGGCTATGGACAGTGTTACACAAGGTGATGGTCCTGTTAAGGGTGATACGATCCTGGATATTGATTTTGCTAATGTAAATCCGGTTATCCATGTCCCGGCATCTGTTCTTGGTGTATCAAGTATGGAGAACTGGGTACTTGTCTACGGAAATGCACCGGAGACATATTCAATGTATTCTCACGGACTATGCCCTTCTATTTGTGAGGTACAGTATCAATTCTTCAATGAAGAGATAGCACTTGCAAAGAAACTTGGTGTCGGATGTCCGAGGTACAAGAAGCAGATGTTCTTCTCCAGAAGAAGTGTTCTGACGCAGGAGTATATGGGTCTTGATAAAGACGGAAACGATAATGTCGTTTTTCCGCTTGATCAGCCTTCCGATGAGGGAAATGTCGGTCCGAACAACATAAATCACAGATACCTGACAGAGGATATCCCGGTAAGCTGTAAGCTGTATCATGACCTTGGCGTTGCATACGGAGTTCCGACACCTGTCATTGACGCTATGATCATTCTGGGCGGTGCATTCCATCAGACTAACTATTTTGTTGATGACAGATATACGCTCGATTATATCGGTATAGGCGGAATGAGCATTGAGGAGCTTAATGATTATCTGAGAAACTGA